The Daucus carota subsp. sativus chromosome 9, DH1 v3.0, whole genome shotgun sequence genome window below encodes:
- the LOC108201643 gene encoding probable nucleoredoxin 1 isoform X2: MMSPTDLSLCCRTPNLTVLQVKAEQFADKVIVIYFVLLPLVDNNSAERVGLITERLKDVYNFLPPNKGFEIVFVAVDDDDTSFEEEMLFDPLPKTDLENDFEEVFSCMPWTAIPLSDRTSRERLQKRFGFRDKNGSLFVIDSTGVVLQTIVISDFKRYGSLGYPFSNERLKSLESECKAIAAEPTVEKLLSSPERDYVISNNGDKVPIHTLEDKVVALYFHAGNVTETDMLTEELRNVYEELAEKEVKFEVVLLYLCDTPITIGFRNEDSFWRTFGTMPWLALPYKDPILKKLKIIYKFPEDYIYGDDEEISKLVIVGPHGEFCEPCGADILLNYRVPGYPFTREKALELETERIKKLKLEMILETNKVLTRNDGSKVSLSQLAGKRIMLLFGLFEDEFLNMLKERYLSMKSTDGEFEVIHIYVSDTDDVVDPPAWFVYPLPKGFRYASDIIPAAFDKRYFRQEEIYDVGDRRRLLAFDRDGMIVRDSAFPTIEDMNFPFYTSGLEKEALLELDSVFHWYEWEDTESWNREAGYIGPNQSCG, translated from the exons GTGAAGGCTGAGCAGTTTGCTGACAAGGTTATCGTTATATATTTTGTGTTACTGCCACTTGTTGATAATAATTCTGCTGAGCGGGTGGGGCTGATCACAGAAAGATTAAAGGATGTATACAACTTTCTACCACCTAACAAAGGTTTCGAGATCGTTTTTGTggctgttgatgatgatgacactaGCTTTGAAGAAGAAATGTTATTTGATCCTTTACCTAAAACAGACCTTGAGAATGATTTTGAAGAGGTATTTTCTTGCATGCCCTGGACTGCCATTCCATTGTCTGATAGAACATCCAGGGAACGTCTGCAGAAAAGATTTGGTTTTAGGGATAAGAACGGTAGCCTGTTTGTAATTGATTCAACAGGGGTCGTTTTGCAGACAATTGTCATTTCTGATTTTAAACGATATGGAAGTCTAGGATATCCTTTCAGCAATGAGAGGCTCAAATCCCTGGAATCTGAATGCAAAGCAATCGCTGCAGAACCCACAGTAGAAAAACTTCTGTCTTCCCCTGAACGAGACTATGTCATTTCGAATAACGGGGACAAG GTACCTATTCATACACTTGAAGATAAGGTGGTAGCTCTATACTTCCACGCAGGCAACGTAACTGAAACTGATATGCTTACAGAAGAACTTAGGAATGTATATGAAGAGTTGGCTGAAAAAGAAGTTAAATTTGAGGTTGTGCTTCTTTACCTTTGTGACACACCCATTACTATTGGATTTAGAAATGAAGATTCATTCTGGAGAACTTTTGGAACTATGCCTTGGTTAGCTCTCCCCTATAAAGACCCTATCCTgaagaagttgaaaataatttacaagTTTCCTGAGGATTATATTTATGGTGATGATGAGGAGATCTCCAAGCTTGTAATTGTCGGACCTCATGGAGAATTTTGTGAACCATGTGGAGCCGACATTTTGTTGAACTATAGAGTTCCAGGATACCCCTTCACGCGTGAAAAAGCTCTTGAGTTAGAGACCGAAAGAATAAAGAAATTGAAGTTAGAGATGATTTTGGAGACGAACAAGGTCTTGACTAGAAATGACGGATCCAAG GTTTCGCTCTCTCAACTTGCTGGCAAGAGGATTATGCTTTTATTTGGTCTATTTGAAGATGAGTTCCTAAACATGTTGAAAGAAAGGTATCTCTCTATGAAGAGTACAGATGGTGAATTTGAAGTAATCCACATCTATGTATCTGACACTGATGATGTTGTAGACCCGCCGGCCTGGTTTGTGTATCCTCTGCCAAAAGGCTTCCGCTATGCTTCTGATATTATACCTGCTGCCTTTGATAAACGATACTTTAGACAAGAAGAGATTTACGATGTTGGAGATAGGAGAAGACTGCTTGCTTTTGATCGAGATGGAATGATAGTCAGAGACTCGGCTTTTCCGACGATTGAAGATATGAATTTCCCCTTCTACACCAGTGGGTTGGAAAAGGAAGCCTTACTAGAATTAGATTCTGTGTTCCATTGGTACGAATGGGAAGACACTGAGAGTTGGAACCGTGAGGCAGGGTATATTGGACCAAACCAGTCTTGCGGATGA